The genomic DNA CAGATAGAGGGTCTGATTCATCCAGATCAAATCGAATTTCCAACACGTCGAGAAGATTTTCAATAGCGCGTTCTCTAACCCCTTGCTCAACGCCTTGTTGCTTGATGTATTGTGCAAACGATGATTCGCGCATAATAGGATCCATAAGACCCTCCTGTGATAGAATACGACTTATTGTGCATGGCGCGTAATCCAACCCACTTAAGATCGCAAACCGTCTAAGAAGTCAACCTTAATTGAACCATTCAGAGACGCTACGAATCGGCCTCCTGCGCTGTGCTTCATGGCTTTTTGGAGATTGGATGACGGTATATTTGAAGGCTTATTTTGATTTAGATAGTATCACATCTCTCACTGCCAGTAAAAACGTCTCTATATCCCCATTTTGCTCATAATCCTCAAGCGCGACGGAAAGATATATCTTCGCGTCCTCTGGATCGCGTAGCTGCTCAATGTGATAGTCTTTAAAGTTTCTATAATTACTCATTTTCTGACTCTGTTGAATTATGCTCTCTAAAACAAAAGCCCGCTGGATTTCCATCCCATCGGGCTTTTTCATTTTTTAAATGCGTTCGCTTGGCCCCAACTTTTCTCACCTGCAAAGTTCTCAAGTCATACTCTGGCCGAAGTTCATCCTGTATTTTTGTCTCATCCTTCCTCATAGTTTTGTCTCACCTTTGAAGTTAGTCTCCCACCAATTGCATGATTTCATCTGTATTGAAGTTCAAGAGAAATGCTGCGTACTGGTTTTCAAACAAATCTTTGAGATACTCGTTTAGTTCGACATGGACATCTGGTATGTCTCTTTCTTGCATGAACTTGTATTTGCGATTTTTCGTGATGGTGTAGAGAAATAGCGTGTGGAAATACACGTCAGCGATATATTTTCGATTGGCGATCTCCAACTGCTCCTCATTTGGATTTCGGGTTTTAGACTTGAAATTTTTCAATACGGTGCTATCCATGTTGATATAGATGCGCTCCAACTTCTCACCTTCGACCATGGGATACATGACGGCATCGTAGTCCATTTCCACACCGGATGTTCCTAGCTTTTCCCAGGTGGTAGTGTTATCTTCCTTTTGCGGATTTTGATAAGCCAATATGTACTGTGGTAAGCCCAAGTCAGGTGTTTGTGATATTTGATCTTTCTTACTCGGCTGTTGAGGTGCTTGACGGTCGCTCACCTTAACCCAGAAAATCTCGTCAAAATTCTCACCTGCTCCATTAAGGGTCGCCTTTATTTTTACGGCATCGTCCACATCCACTTTTTGAGTGGGGTTAAAATTCACTTTGATTGTACCTTCATGTGGGCTACTTATATTTACATTGAAGGCATCTTCAATCTCATCAATTCTGCTCGCTTTATCCCCACCTTCGCTATCATTGCTGCTAAAACCGAGTAGCGCAATTCGCATCTCGCCAGGATCTTCGACTCGGTCGAAGTAGTGGTCTTCGACATCGGTCTCAAAGTAAATAGCTTTCTCACCACCAAGGGGAATTTGTGCAACAGGCTTAAGACCATCATTTTTCGTTCTGAGCTTTAGAAATGAAGGAAACCGTTGAGATTTAAACGGCTCTTTGTGTGGCCTTTTAATCGTTTTTGTTTGCCTTTTCTGCTTTCCATTTCCTTGATCCAACTTAAAGGTTTGATTCAGCAATTGCATCAATTCAGGATTCATCGGTAAATTCTGAGTCAATGATTTTAACATCTCTTTTGCGTCTCCACTATCCACCGCAATAGAATCTTTTCTACGCTTCTGAATTTCAGTTAAACGGCCATTTTTACTCCCGAGTTTGTTTCTTAAAAACTCCCTCAATTGCCTTGTCTCATCACCATCCTTTAATCGGTCACGAGATGCCATGAACAATTCCTTGCGGAAAGCAAGGTTCATATTCGAGCAATCGACATGAATGAGGAGATGCTCCTTGAGCAAGTTCAATTTTAGAGAACGGGTTATAAATTCCGATGTGTAGTGTCCGTGTACCTGTCCATTGACAGAAAATAGCACGGACATGTTATTTTTAAAAAACTCTCTGCGAATTGTCTCTTTGGTCTCTTTTACAGTTCTATCATCGAGCTTCGTATTGAATACATAGCACGTCACTTTCATTTTTCCGAATATCTCATCATCGAAATCCTGGGAGAAACGTTCTTCCACATACCTGCTATCATCCTGCTCTAATCTGCGTTTTAACCCATACAAATCCCTTTCCAGGTTACGGTCATCAGGATAACGTTCTTTTTTATCAACTGTAATCACCGGCAAAATAGGTTCAAATAGATATTCATTGATACTCTGGTTCAAATCCCGGGAAATAACGGAACGGCTTCCTGTTGGCAAATCATAAGAATACAGTTTGATAATCGTGCCTGTCCTGAATCTCCTGTTATACAGTCCCAAATCCTGTTGATCCGCATAAAAAGCCGGAATTTTTCCATTAATCTTCAAGTATTCGTACCACGTATTCTTTTTTGTTTTTTCTTCTTCTTTGCTCAAGGGATGCTCTCTGATTAACGTGAAACCGAAATCACCTGTGCTGTCGTATCTCTTTGAGCCGATTAACTGATACCGTTTTTTACCACAGAACACAATCGCACCACTTCCTCCCATATTGTATTTGCCCTGCACAAAGTGGATTTCATTCTTATTGCCAGACAATAATGACAGAAATGTGTCCTCGAATTTTTCAGGGATCTGTCCTTCGCCATCATCATAAATAATCAGAGAAGTATTGAACCTTGGACCATCGGCGATAATTTGAATGCTTTCCGCTTGTTGTTTTTTAGAACTCGAAAGATCCCAGTTTTTGTAATTTTCAAAAAATTTAGCTTTTGCTTCCTCCATGGATTTGGGTGCTTGTTCAGATTTGGGATTGATACCCGCTTCCAAGCATTTCTTCATTAAAACAGCATCTATTGAGTTTGTGATTTTCTCTATCAATGCTGCAATGGGACTCGACTGTTGGTTTTCGATGACCCCGAAATTATTTTCATTGCCGCCGAGAGGACACCAATGTTCCTGAATAAAAATATCAGGATAGGCTCCGATTACCTTATCGACCTCATCCTCAGTCTTGGCGAAATATAATTCTTCGAAAAGTTGCTTCAGGTCCAGTTCCATAAATCAAATCTCCTACTAACTCAACTAAAATCCGGCTCTTCTCTTAAGCGTTTGACCATATATTCTTTAGTATTTGAGCCAGGGAGCTATTACATCCCAAGCGAGTTCAAGCGTGTTTTTTGTCCGTTTTCGAATATGCGCCTCTGTCCAATTGTTCACCTCAGCAATAGGATCTAGCATATGAAGCCGTTCTTGTTTCTTAATTAAAGCTGTGGTTTGATTATTGAACAATAACCCTTCCTTCTTAGCTTTTTCAAATTGTTCATTTCTATCTTTTTTTGTTTTTGCGATCAACGCACGGTAAAATATCTTTTTTTTCTTCCAGGGGGCGTTACCAACACTTGCATTTTCCTTTTGAGGAAGCAGAATGATGTTTCCTATGGTATGACGAGTATATGGCTGTACGTAGATTTTATCGTCCCAACCACCGGAGTTAGAATCCGGTGCTACATGCTCAACAGTTGCATATCTCTCATCTTGCCAAATATCAAAATTAAGAAAATCTATATCACGCCCAGGTCTTATCCCTTCGCGGGTAAGAAGACCCGGATTTCTTTTCTGTGATCTGGCATGATGGGAAGCCGCAAAGAGCAAAAACCGACATAAAGACCGAGGCGCACGATCAGCTAAACCCACTTCACGCACTTTAGAAACCCAAGTTTCTTTGTTTTTCACTCCGATACGTCGAACCGCCAATAAGTCTCGCAATGTCTTCGTAAAATTATCCAAATTCGGAAGTGCCTTTGAGTTCCCTAAGCCTATGCAAAGTCCACTATTCTCATCCTGTGAATCGCCCTGCATTATCTTTCTAAAGTCGGAATCAATCCCTCCAGTACCGCCTGTTATTGACCGCCTTAAGACAAGAAAAGCAGTTAACGCCTTCACAACGGCAGCAAATGTATCCTCATCATGATCTTGCAGATATTGTACCCAGTATCTTGTTAATATGGGAATGGTCAAACTCGTTCTCATATCCGCTATGAACTTGAAGCATAGCTTTAGGCAATCGCTTGTCTCTCGAGGATGAATGCTGTCGAGTTTTGGAATAGAATCGCGGTTCCAATACATCTGTCGAAACTCTGCGATATTCGCTAATGAGTGAACGATTCGGCGTTTAAGTTTTGAAGTCTTCGCTTCTTCAAATTGCGTTCGCAAATAAGCACGCTGGGCGGCAAGGTTCTTCGCTAACTTGTCGCCTCTCATGTATAAGGCAAATGTAACGAGCAACTCTTTTGTTTCTGTTTGGCGTTTCTCGGTTTCAGGGTAAATGTCATTTAAATTTTCTTCCAGCCTTTTGAACTGTGTGTCACTCTTAGATCCCGTATAGCCTTGCTCCTCATTCTCAAAGCGCATTACACGCGGTTTAAAGGTCTCGAGAGCTGTTAGGGGCTCGCCGGTTGTATTAAGAGAGTCAAAAATGTCGAACGCAGATCCTTCATCGCGAGTCTCAACCCGTGTCAGAATAACCGATTTCGTCAAGTAGTGAGAGAATAATATTATGCGGATAAGACCGCTCGAGTCGGAATTTTTAGCAATGTGGCTAATAGCTCGATTCTTTTCGTCTTGGTCACTATCGAGCTTTTCAAATAGATTGCGCAACCCTGCTCGCTCAAAATCCTTCGGTTGGATCTGCTCGTAATCTAATTCGTTTTGACGACTAGTATCCGAGGTATTATTATCTTCATATATACCTCGTTTAACTTGATCTTTTATGTAGTCATAGTTTTGATAATACCGACTTTCCTCTGCATCGTCTTTTTTTGGTTTAAAAGAAAATGACGGGTCGTCTTGTTGATAGGATTCGGCAAATTCCATCAAGAAACTTGCGACTACTGAACGATACTCTGCATCGGTACGGTCAAACGCGCGATTATCCTCTCCGTAACGGACTACGCGAGGAAACCAGGCGCTTCTACCACGGTTTCTGAGTTGTCCTACAACACACTCGAACAGCCTTTCGCGAATGAACTCAATTTCGCTTTCTATCCAACTAGCAGTAGATTTCTGAAGATGCCGAACATCTTTCTCTCGAAGAAACAGTTCTTCAATTAATGCACAGCAAAGAAGGATTAGTGTTGTTAATCGCTGTTGTCCATCAACTATAGAGAGTGAAGTTCCATCAAACGAACGCTCAGATTCCTCTGAAACTAGGATTATTGTTCCAAGGAAGGTATATGACTCTTGATTTTGATATTGGGAAAGATAAAAGAACCCATTTAGACAATCCTCCATAAGCCGTTTTATGTTTTCTGTGCTCCAATCGTAGGTCCGTTGATATTCTGGTACGCGAAAACCGGCGTTTCCGCCTTTAGTCATAGTATCCTCAAAATTAGCAGCCATTGCTTTGAAAGGATCCGAGACCGTTTGCATGTAACAATCTCCTTGATAAGTAATGAGGGAAAATAGTAGAGAGAGGGATTAGATACTAAAGTAACCAGTTTATAATTTTCTCTTCTCCCCGATCTACAAATGACAAATCGCACACCCCTCAGTCTCATCAATCACAGGCAAGTCTCTAAGGGGTTGATCTACAATATCATCCAGGGTTTTGCCATCCACCCAGGTGAATTTCTTTTCATTCTTTTCTTGCTCGTATTCCTTTGCCTTCTCGAACAAATCGGGGTGTTCTTGTTTTAACCTCTGCCACTCCCCAATCTGCTGATAAAAACAAAAATAGCACCCTGACCTCGACCGCCACTTGTAATACTCTGGCAGACCTAAACCAGATTCTTCCAAAATCTGCACAATATCCGATAGACCAAGGCCATCGTCCTTAAATGGATAAATGGGAATAATATTGGGTTGTTGAGAAATTGAGGGTGGCTTTTTTGCGATGTACCCATCTCTGTCTTCATCGTCGCGGATGCCGATATAGCTATATGCCCGGCTATCGCCAACATAATCCTCAAAGGGTTCAATCTTTAGTACGCGCGTACACCACCGTGACCGCGGGCTGGGCAAATAACCGCTGTATATCTCATTCAAATACATATCAAATGGATTGCGCCCGGGCTTCTTTTCCACCCCCAAACTATCGAGTGCATTTAGACGGTGAATATCAACGCCAAGCAGAGCCTCTAAGCACTCCAAATACTCGTACGTTTCATCTAATTC from Gemmatimonadota bacterium includes the following:
- a CDS encoding phosphoadenosine phosphosulfate reductase family protein; translation: MATIQEALNNPSDEIRHIVSVSGGKDSAALAIYMRQNYPQIPAEYVFCDTGCELDETYEYLECLEALLGVDIHRLNALDSLGVEKKPGRNPFDMYLNEIYSGYLPSPRSRWCTRVLKIEPFEDYVGDSRAYSYIGIRDDEDRDGYIAKKPPSISQQPNIIPIYPFKDDGLGLSDIVQILEESGLGLPEYYKWRSRSGCYFCFYQQIGEWQRLKQEHPDLFEKAKEYEQEKNEKKFTWVDGKTLDDIVDQPLRDLPVIDETEGCAICHL
- a CDS encoding DUF262 domain-containing HNH endonuclease family protein; protein product: MQTVSDPFKAMAANFEDTMTKGGNAGFRVPEYQRTYDWSTENIKRLMEDCLNGFFYLSQYQNQESYTFLGTIILVSEESERSFDGTSLSIVDGQQRLTTLILLCCALIEELFLREKDVRHLQKSTASWIESEIEFIRERLFECVVGQLRNRGRSAWFPRVVRYGEDNRAFDRTDAEYRSVVASFLMEFAESYQQDDPSFSFKPKKDDAEESRYYQNYDYIKDQVKRGIYEDNNTSDTSRQNELDYEQIQPKDFERAGLRNLFEKLDSDQDEKNRAISHIAKNSDSSGLIRIILFSHYLTKSVILTRVETRDEGSAFDIFDSLNTTGEPLTALETFKPRVMRFENEEQGYTGSKSDTQFKRLEENLNDIYPETEKRQTETKELLVTFALYMRGDKLAKNLAAQRAYLRTQFEEAKTSKLKRRIVHSLANIAEFRQMYWNRDSIPKLDSIHPRETSDCLKLCFKFIADMRTSLTIPILTRYWVQYLQDHDEDTFAAVVKALTAFLVLRRSITGGTGGIDSDFRKIMQGDSQDENSGLCIGLGNSKALPNLDNFTKTLRDLLAVRRIGVKNKETWVSKVREVGLADRAPRSLCRFLLFAASHHARSQKRNPGLLTREGIRPGRDIDFLNFDIWQDERYATVEHVAPDSNSGGWDDKIYVQPYTRHTIGNIILLPQKENASVGNAPWKKKKIFYRALIAKTKKDRNEQFEKAKKEGLLFNNQTTALIKKQERLHMLDPIAEVNNWTEAHIRKRTKNTLELAWDVIAPWLKY